A window from Fundidesulfovibrio magnetotacticus encodes these proteins:
- a CDS encoding ATP-binding protein, with the protein MDDPKARIPTSRIVLALAIPLLAFALQWTFWAAIKPYAWFLFFPAVFFSSWAGGLPGGLAATLLSTALATFFFIAPDLKLLLQSPIGLVSIGMFMCMGVLFSLSHDRLRRANLRVAKSLAQVTEANSRIHEANQQITRLYEKTRELDELKTQFFANVSHELRTPLALILGPVENTLARRDLPEQVQRDLEMARRNAGLLHRHVDDLLDVAKLEAGSMVLNYAELDLARLIRLTASHFESLAKDNGTLLSLSFPDELPAQVDAQKCQRIVLNLLSNAFKFTPPGGRVELSLEQREGSAVLHVRDNGPGVPPDLREAVFERFRQVDGGTQRLHGGTGLGLAIVRELAQLHGGSVTLDEAPGGGAQFSVTLPLAAPPGTTMLPAPELLDEEPARQVVEEQRVHTGHKPSGSAGTSPDAPLILVAEDNPDMSMFIRSTLSPRFRVAAAEDGREALDMALALKPDLILSDVMMPGASGSWLVRELRLHPEMDDVPVVMLTAKADDALRVELLRSGAQDYVTKPFSSEELLARVEGLLRERSRHETALRAFRKRFRDTFEHAAVGIAHVAADGAVLLVNQKLCDIMGRTREQLMQAAPRDLLHPGCMEEGKRLVATLLESGQESLCLETRWLRPGDVPLWTLVTATLVRDDAGAPDYFIAVVEDIQRRKRAEEDIRHSLCEKEMLLREIHHRVKNNLQIIMSLVNLQAADTEDPKELERAETLDRRIHSMALVHEQLYRTSDFAAVDLANYIRDLAGKLAQTFDTDVGKACLEIETCPLSIGIDKAVPFGLLLNELITNAFKHAAPGRGGWTLRITLERQGSQALLAVQDSGPGFPPGFDPENQKSLGFQLVMGLVHQIAGKLAIPHCSGARVEVLFPVECFDLVSDATPEAPPEDASGA; encoded by the coding sequence ATGGATGACCCGAAGGCCCGGATTCCGACTAGCCGCATCGTGCTCGCCCTGGCCATCCCGCTCCTGGCGTTCGCCCTGCAGTGGACCTTCTGGGCGGCCATCAAGCCCTACGCCTGGTTCCTGTTCTTCCCCGCCGTGTTCTTCAGCTCCTGGGCGGGGGGGCTGCCCGGGGGACTAGCGGCCACGCTTCTGAGCACGGCGCTCGCCACGTTCTTCTTCATCGCTCCCGACCTTAAACTGCTGCTGCAAAGCCCCATAGGTCTCGTCTCCATCGGGATGTTCATGTGCATGGGCGTGCTCTTCAGCCTCTCCCACGACCGCCTGCGCAGGGCCAACCTCCGCGTCGCCAAGTCCCTGGCCCAAGTCACGGAAGCCAACAGCCGCATCCATGAGGCCAACCAACAAATCACCCGTCTCTACGAAAAGACCCGGGAACTTGACGAGCTCAAGACCCAGTTCTTCGCCAACGTCAGCCACGAGTTGCGCACCCCGTTGGCCCTGATCCTCGGACCCGTCGAGAACACCCTGGCCAGGCGCGATCTGCCGGAGCAGGTCCAGCGCGACCTGGAAATGGCCCGCCGCAACGCCGGGCTGCTCCATCGCCACGTGGACGACCTGCTCGACGTGGCCAAGCTGGAAGCGGGGAGCATGGTCCTCAACTACGCAGAGCTCGACCTCGCCCGGCTCATCCGTCTCACGGCGTCGCACTTCGAGTCCCTGGCCAAGGACAACGGAACGCTTCTCTCCCTGAGCTTTCCCGACGAGCTGCCCGCCCAGGTGGATGCCCAGAAGTGCCAGCGCATCGTGCTCAACCTGCTCTCCAACGCCTTCAAGTTCACCCCGCCCGGCGGCAGGGTGGAGCTTTCGCTGGAGCAAAGGGAAGGCAGCGCCGTGCTGCACGTGCGCGACAACGGCCCGGGCGTGCCCCCTGACCTGCGCGAGGCCGTCTTCGAGCGTTTCCGCCAGGTGGACGGCGGGACGCAACGCCTCCACGGCGGCACCGGCCTGGGCCTGGCCATCGTCCGGGAACTCGCCCAGTTGCACGGGGGCAGCGTCACGCTGGACGAGGCTCCCGGCGGCGGCGCCCAGTTCTCGGTCACGCTGCCCCTGGCCGCGCCTCCGGGCACGACGATGCTCCCCGCCCCCGAACTGCTGGACGAGGAACCCGCACGCCAGGTCGTGGAGGAACAACGCGTCCACACCGGGCACAAGCCGTCCGGGTCCGCCGGGACCTCCCCGGACGCGCCCCTGATTCTCGTGGCGGAGGACAACCCGGACATGAGCATGTTCATCCGGTCCACGCTCTCGCCCCGGTTCCGGGTCGCCGCGGCCGAGGACGGCAGGGAGGCCCTGGACATGGCCCTCGCCCTCAAGCCGGACCTGATCCTCTCCGACGTGATGATGCCCGGAGCCAGCGGCAGCTGGCTCGTGCGGGAGCTGCGTCTCCACCCCGAAATGGACGACGTCCCCGTGGTGATGCTCACGGCCAAGGCCGACGACGCCCTGAGGGTGGAACTGCTCAGGTCCGGCGCGCAGGATTACGTCACCAAGCCCTTTTCCAGCGAAGAGCTCCTGGCCAGGGTGGAGGGCCTGCTCCGGGAGCGCAGCCGCCACGAGACGGCGCTGCGAGCCTTCCGCAAGCGCTTCCGCGACACCTTCGAGCACGCTGCCGTGGGCATCGCCCATGTGGCCGCCGACGGGGCCGTGCTCCTGGTGAATCAGAAACTCTGCGACATCATGGGCCGCACCCGCGAGCAACTGATGCAGGCCGCGCCGCGAGACCTGCTCCACCCCGGCTGCATGGAGGAAGGGAAGCGCCTCGTGGCGACACTGCTCGAAAGCGGACAGGAAAGCCTGTGCCTGGAGACCCGTTGGCTGCGTCCCGGCGACGTCCCCCTCTGGACGCTGGTCACGGCGACCCTGGTCCGCGACGACGCGGGCGCGCCAGACTACTTCATCGCCGTGGTGGAGGACATCCAGCGCCGCAAGCGGGCCGAGGAGGACATCCGCCACTCCCTGTGCGAGAAGGAGATGCTCCTGCGGGAGATCCACCATAGGGTCAAGAACAACCTCCAGATCATCATGAGCCTCGTGAACCTCCAGGCCGCGGACACCGAGGACCCCAAGGAACTGGAACGCGCGGAGACCCTCGACCGGCGCATCCACTCCATGGCCCTGGTCCACGAACAACTCTACCGCACCAGCGACTTCGCGGCCGTGGACCTCGCCAACTACATCCGCGACCTGGCCGGCAAGCTGGCCCAAACCTTCGACACAGACGTCGGGAAGGCCTGCCTGGAGATCGAAACCTGCCCGCTGTCGATTGGCATCGACAAGGCCGTGCCCTTCGGCCTGCTGCTCAACGAGCTGATCACCAACGCCTTCAAGCATGCCGCCCCCGGCAGGGGGGGATGGACCCTGCGCATCACCCTGGAACGCCAGGGCTCTCAGGCCCTGCTCGCCGTACAGGACAGCGGACCGGGGTTCCCTCCCGGCTTCGACCCCGAAAACCAGAAATCACTGGGTTTCCAGCTCGTGATGGGCCTCGTGCACCAGATCGCCGGGAAGCTCGCCATCCCGCATTGCTCGGGCGCGCGGGTGGAGGTTCTTTTCCCGGTGGAATGCTTCGACCTCGTGTCCGATGCCACCCCGGAGGCCCCGCCCGAAGACGCCTCGGGGGCTTGA
- the truA gene encoding tRNA pseudouridine(38-40) synthase TruA, which yields MEPTLRLKCTLAYQGTDFAGWQYQPEGRGRSVQACLEEALARLAGRPVRAHGASRTDAGVHALHQVAHADVPAARAHLPWRRALNALLPRDMAVLAAEEVSREFHARYDATAKTYAYTFWLEQGFLLPQRRPFVWDAGSLDLDAMDEAAQAFVGSHDFAAFQNAGTPVADTVREVFSITRHPGPTPHEAVFRVRGGGFLKQMVRNIMGCLALAGQGKANAQTVRSLLETKDRTLAPATAPARGLCLEHMEFGGRGRKRRHQGPDGDPGEHLPDQERLGGL from the coding sequence ATGGAACCTACCCTCCGCCTGAAATGCACCCTGGCCTACCAGGGCACCGACTTCGCGGGCTGGCAGTATCAGCCCGAGGGGCGCGGGCGCAGCGTGCAGGCCTGCCTGGAAGAGGCCCTGGCCCGCCTGGCCGGACGGCCCGTGCGCGCCCACGGGGCCTCGCGCACCGACGCGGGCGTCCACGCCCTGCATCAGGTGGCCCACGCCGACGTGCCCGCCGCGCGCGCCCACCTCCCCTGGCGGCGCGCCCTCAACGCCCTCCTGCCCAGGGACATGGCCGTGCTCGCCGCGGAGGAGGTCTCCCGGGAGTTCCACGCCCGCTACGACGCCACCGCCAAGACCTACGCCTACACCTTCTGGCTGGAGCAGGGCTTCCTCCTGCCCCAGCGCCGCCCCTTCGTCTGGGACGCGGGCAGCCTGGACCTGGACGCCATGGACGAGGCGGCCCAGGCCTTCGTCGGCAGCCACGATTTCGCCGCATTCCAGAACGCGGGCACCCCCGTGGCGGACACCGTGCGCGAGGTCTTCTCCATCACCCGCCACCCCGGCCCCACGCCCCACGAGGCCGTCTTCCGGGTGCGGGGCGGCGGCTTCCTCAAACAGATGGTGCGCAACATCATGGGCTGCCTGGCCTTGGCCGGGCAGGGTAAAGCAAACGCCCAAACCGTCCGATCCCTCCTGGAGACGAAGGACAGGACCCTCGCCCCGGCAACCGCCCCGGCCAGGGGGCTCTGCCTCGAACACATGGAGTTCGGCGGACGTGGACGAAAGCGGCGTCACCAAGGTCCAGACGGGGACCCTGGCGAGCACCTCCCGGATCAAGAGCGACTGGGCGGCCTCTGA
- the aroC gene encoding chorismate synthase, producing MNANTFGSLLRLTTFGESHGPAIGGVLDGCPAGLPLSEADLQQGLDRRRPGQGGLASTARDEPDRARILSGVFEGVTTGTPIAFVIENTDQRSRDYSAIKDIFRPGHADYTYQAKYGVRDYRGGGRASARETAARVAGGEVARLILARGGVKVYSYTTEMGDVPAQCMDPLNAHTRPFYAPDDYVVDIWTDRVELVRSEGDSIGGVVCVTATGMPAGLGEPVFDKLDARLAYALMGVGAVKGVEIGAGFSAARNYGSKNNDPITPRGFASNRAGGMLGGISSGQDIVVRAAVKPIPSVAKEQLTTTTSGEETTVRVGGRHDACAIPRINPVLEAMVCLTLADFWLLSGRRI from the coding sequence ATGAACGCCAACACCTTCGGAAGCCTTCTGCGGCTCACCACTTTCGGCGAATCCCACGGCCCGGCCATCGGCGGGGTCCTCGACGGCTGCCCCGCCGGGCTCCCCCTGAGCGAGGCCGACCTCCAGCAAGGCCTCGACCGCCGCCGTCCCGGCCAGGGCGGGCTGGCCTCCACGGCCCGCGACGAGCCCGACCGCGCGCGCATCCTCTCCGGGGTGTTCGAGGGCGTGACCACCGGCACGCCCATCGCCTTCGTGATCGAGAACACCGACCAGCGCTCCCGCGACTACTCGGCCATCAAGGACATCTTCCGGCCTGGCCACGCCGACTACACCTACCAGGCCAAGTACGGCGTGCGCGACTACCGGGGCGGCGGCCGGGCCTCTGCCCGCGAGACGGCCGCCCGCGTGGCCGGGGGCGAGGTGGCCCGCCTGATCCTGGCGCGCGGCGGCGTGAAGGTGTACTCCTACACCACCGAGATGGGCGACGTGCCCGCCCAGTGCATGGACCCCCTGAACGCCCACACGCGCCCCTTCTACGCCCCGGACGACTACGTGGTGGACATCTGGACCGACCGCGTGGAGCTGGTGCGCTCCGAGGGAGACTCCATCGGCGGCGTGGTCTGCGTGACGGCCACGGGCATGCCCGCCGGGCTGGGCGAACCCGTGTTCGACAAACTCGACGCGCGCCTGGCCTACGCCCTCATGGGCGTGGGCGCGGTGAAGGGCGTGGAGATCGGGGCCGGGTTCTCGGCGGCTCGCAACTACGGCTCCAAGAACAACGACCCCATCACCCCCCGGGGTTTCGCCTCCAACCGCGCGGGCGGCATGCTGGGCGGCATCAGCTCCGGCCAGGACATCGTGGTGCGCGCGGCCGTGAAGCCCATTCCCTCCGTCGCCAAGGAACAGCTGACCACCACCACCTCCGGCGAGGAGACCACCGTGCGCGTGGGCGGACGCCACGACGCCTGCGCCATCCCTCGCATCAACCCTGTGCTGGAGGCCATGGTCTGCCTGACCCTGGCCGACTTCTGGCTGCTCTCGGGCCGACGCATCTGA
- a CDS encoding bacteriohemerythrin produces MSMLAWNDRLAVNIKEIDDQHKKLVDMINKLHDAMKGGKADAVVLGIVDEMKKYAASHFATEERHMKAHAYPEFAAHKAEHDKFVAKVLQVEADCKSGKCAMSMDILNFLSNWLVNHIKGTDKKYGPYLNARGVK; encoded by the coding sequence ATGAGCATGCTGGCCTGGAACGACCGTCTCGCCGTGAACATCAAGGAGATCGACGACCAGCACAAGAAGCTGGTGGACATGATCAACAAGCTCCACGACGCCATGAAGGGCGGCAAGGCCGACGCAGTGGTCCTGGGCATCGTGGACGAGATGAAGAAGTACGCCGCCTCCCACTTCGCCACCGAGGAGCGGCACATGAAGGCCCACGCCTACCCCGAATTCGCCGCGCACAAGGCCGAGCACGACAAGTTCGTGGCCAAGGTGCTCCAGGTGGAAGCGGACTGCAAGTCCGGCAAGTGCGCCATGTCCATGGACATCCTGAACTTCCTCTCCAACTGGCTGGTGAACCACATCAAGGGCACCGACAAGAAGTACGGCCCCTACCTCAACGCGCGGGGCGTAAAGTAG
- a CDS encoding methyl-accepting chemotaxis protein: MPSPGELASRTAVAAAVLSAAAASAPWAGLPSWAGAAAGLAAAGLAGAAALWASRGERQLLGRVRELAGIAPDQAVQDPLEAAARRSREDREARERALGLLESFPFPAMTLTRAGTLRWMNRSMAGVLGTPPPARGAAMDPLFFASTSAGGWEALRGDARTEDLLRFTRGEAFFLFQCVVQEVGDNEDRWLVMLVDMTSSNMDAERLAAQQAEIRQLARKIRGTTARLEQDARAISETLQRLVDTMADSQGQARQVSCAMQEMTDNVRMVATVAAQSHATSSEAEGSAREGMEEVRHTAQVTRKVVDSYAGLQAIMTQLVERGGRIRNVTQIISDIADQTNLLALNAAIEAARAGESGRGFAVVADEVRKLAEKTLAATREVHEAVGAIDASSHEALEAMNATKGDIENASGLVHDVEERFSAIAKAMVETSQAIGDIARRAESQCASSFEINMCAMNVTDNSEEVTETVGETSRELKALVEEAANVRDLAGRYLDGGNDESEHRAHDRIYVKAYASRLTCRVDLGGRQAMGEVLDVSPGGVRLRLLEEAQPREGGRAALAACSCKGDLGLDGRAGVVRWCSGRDVGLEFDNPLPYSAGRLQALVAQA; this comes from the coding sequence ATGCCTTCCCCAGGCGAACTCGCATCCCGGACGGCCGTCGCGGCGGCCGTCCTGTCGGCGGCCGCGGCGTCCGCCCCCTGGGCCGGGCTCCCTTCCTGGGCGGGCGCGGCGGCCGGGCTGGCCGCGGCGGGCCTTGCCGGGGCGGCGGCCCTGTGGGCCTCGCGCGGCGAAAGGCAGCTCCTGGGCCGCGTCCGCGAACTGGCGGGCATCGCCCCGGACCAAGCCGTGCAGGACCCCCTGGAGGCCGCCGCGCGCCGCTCCCGGGAGGACCGGGAGGCCCGCGAGCGCGCCCTTGGCCTGCTGGAGAGCTTCCCCTTCCCGGCGATGACCCTCACCCGCGCCGGAACCCTGCGCTGGATGAACCGCTCCATGGCCGGGGTGCTGGGCACGCCCCCGCCCGCGCGCGGCGCGGCCATGGACCCCCTGTTCTTCGCCTCCACCTCGGCCGGCGGCTGGGAGGCCCTGCGCGGCGACGCCCGGACGGAGGACCTGCTGCGCTTCACCCGGGGCGAGGCCTTCTTCCTCTTCCAGTGCGTGGTTCAGGAGGTGGGCGACAACGAGGACCGCTGGCTCGTGATGCTCGTGGACATGACCTCCTCCAACATGGACGCCGAGCGACTGGCCGCCCAGCAAGCCGAGATCCGCCAGCTGGCCCGCAAGATCCGGGGCACCACCGCCCGCCTGGAGCAGGACGCCCGCGCCATCAGCGAGACCCTGCAGCGGCTGGTGGACACCATGGCCGACTCCCAGGGCCAGGCGCGCCAGGTCTCCTGCGCCATGCAGGAGATGACCGACAACGTGCGCATGGTGGCCACCGTGGCCGCCCAGTCCCACGCCACCTCCTCCGAGGCAGAGGGCAGCGCCCGCGAAGGCATGGAGGAGGTGCGCCACACCGCCCAGGTGACGCGCAAGGTGGTGGACTCCTACGCCGGGCTCCAGGCCATCATGACCCAGCTGGTGGAGCGCGGCGGGCGCATCCGCAACGTGACGCAGATCATCTCCGACATCGCGGACCAGACCAACCTCCTGGCGCTCAACGCGGCCATCGAGGCCGCCCGGGCCGGGGAGTCCGGCCGGGGGTTCGCGGTGGTGGCCGACGAGGTGCGCAAGCTGGCCGAAAAGACCCTGGCCGCCACCCGCGAGGTGCACGAGGCCGTGGGCGCCATCGACGCAAGCTCCCACGAAGCCCTCGAAGCCATGAACGCCACCAAGGGCGACATCGAAAACGCCTCCGGGCTCGTCCACGACGTGGAGGAGCGCTTCTCCGCCATCGCCAAGGCCATGGTGGAGACCTCCCAGGCCATCGGGGACATCGCCCGGCGCGCCGAAAGCCAGTGCGCCTCCAGCTTCGAGATCAACATGTGCGCCATGAACGTCACGGACAACTCGGAGGAGGTCACCGAGACCGTGGGCGAGACCAGCCGCGAGCTCAAGGCCCTGGTGGAAGAGGCCGCCAACGTGCGCGACCTGGCCGGACGCTACCTGGACGGCGGCAACGACGAGAGCGAACACCGCGCCCACGACCGCATCTACGTGAAGGCTTACGCCTCCCGCCTGACCTGCCGCGTGGACCTGGGCGGCCGCCAGGCCATGGGCGAAGTGCTCGACGTGAGCCCCGGCGGCGTCCGGCTGCGCCTGCTGGAGGAGGCCCAGCCCCGCGAGGGCGGACGCGCCGCGCTGGCGGCCTGCTCCTGCAAGGGCGACCTGGGCCTGGACGGCCGCGCCGGAGTGGTGCGCTGGTGCTCGGGCAGGGACGTGGGCCTGGAGTTCGACAACCCCCTGCCCTATTCCGCCGGCCGCCTCCAGGCCCTGGTGGCGCAGGCGTAG
- a CDS encoding GntR family transcriptional regulator, whose translation MDKPKFYQAVRELILAELASGALRPGDRLPSERALCARTGMNRNTVRHALLQLQKEGRIHRLDRRGWYVTPARLTHNPARHVNFARLAAAQGRAARWTTVDRGAPLLDGAHEACGPGLFPARTRVYEVENVFFLDGQKVAYVRNFLHAGRLEGIVPRIRDRAMTQVAAEDYGVALVQTDLLVRPEFLPVEVCAELDVPRGSPGLYIRRVKTDGAGQVVTVEHESWRFDAIELRVREE comes from the coding sequence ATGGACAAACCGAAGTTCTATCAGGCCGTGCGCGAGCTCATCCTCGCGGAGCTGGCCTCCGGCGCGCTGCGCCCCGGCGACCGGCTGCCCAGCGAGCGCGCCCTCTGCGCCCGCACGGGCATGAACCGCAACACCGTGCGCCACGCCCTCCTGCAGCTCCAGAAAGAGGGGCGCATCCACCGGCTGGACCGCCGGGGCTGGTACGTCACGCCCGCGCGCCTGACCCACAACCCCGCGCGCCACGTGAACTTCGCCCGCCTGGCCGCCGCCCAGGGCCGCGCGGCCCGCTGGACCACCGTGGACCGGGGCGCCCCGCTCCTGGACGGGGCCCACGAGGCCTGCGGCCCCGGGCTCTTCCCGGCCAGAACCCGGGTGTACGAGGTGGAGAACGTCTTCTTCCTGGACGGGCAGAAGGTGGCCTACGTGCGCAACTTCCTGCACGCCGGACGCCTGGAGGGCATCGTGCCCCGCATCCGCGACCGGGCCATGACCCAGGTGGCCGCCGAGGACTACGGCGTCGCCCTGGTCCAGACCGACCTCCTGGTGCGCCCGGAGTTCCTTCCCGTCGAGGTCTGCGCGGAGCTGGACGTGCCCCGGGGCTCGCCCGGCCTGTACATTCGCCGCGTGAAGACCGACGGCGCGGGCCAGGTGGTCACCGTGGAGCACGAATCCTGGCGTTTCGACGCCATCGAGCTGCGCGTGCGCGAGGAGTGA
- a CDS encoding amino acid ABC transporter substrate-binding protein has product MQLTRFCLAGLLTLALAATASAGTLQNVKKDGFLKCGTHVENPGFSALDDKGQRIGFDIDFMRAVAAAANVPEIKYVPLNSKERIPALQSGEIDLLVRTTTQTMNRDTALGLSFTTVTLYDGQGFMVRKSSGVKSAKDLNGAAIGMETGSTTELNVADFFRKNGMNYKPVVFEKQPDVRKAYDEGRCDAHTTDISGLAAQRSLMKDPAEHVILPEVISKEPLGPFVRKDDAQWTDIVRWVVWLTIAAEEYGVTQANVEEMFANSKDPEVQRMLGKTGTLWTDLGLDQGAPVRVIKAVGNYGEIFERNLGPKTPLRMERGLNAQWTKGGLLYSPPFR; this is encoded by the coding sequence ATGCAACTGACCCGATTCTGTCTCGCAGGCCTTCTCACCCTGGCCCTGGCCGCCACGGCCTCGGCGGGAACCCTGCAGAACGTGAAGAAAGACGGCTTCCTCAAGTGCGGGACCCACGTGGAAAACCCCGGCTTCTCGGCCCTGGACGACAAGGGCCAGCGCATCGGCTTCGACATCGACTTCATGCGCGCCGTGGCCGCCGCCGCCAACGTGCCCGAGATCAAGTACGTGCCCCTCAACTCCAAGGAGCGCATCCCGGCCCTGCAGTCGGGCGAGATCGACCTGCTCGTGCGCACCACCACCCAGACCATGAACCGCGACACCGCCCTGGGCCTGAGCTTCACCACCGTGACCCTCTACGACGGCCAGGGCTTCATGGTGCGCAAATCCTCGGGCGTGAAAAGCGCCAAGGACCTGAACGGCGCGGCCATCGGCATGGAGACCGGCTCCACCACCGAGCTCAACGTGGCCGACTTCTTCCGCAAGAACGGCATGAACTACAAGCCCGTGGTCTTCGAGAAGCAGCCCGACGTGCGCAAGGCCTACGACGAAGGCCGCTGCGACGCCCACACCACCGACATCTCGGGCCTGGCCGCCCAGCGCTCCCTGATGAAGGACCCCGCCGAACACGTGATCCTTCCCGAGGTGATCTCCAAGGAACCCCTCGGACCCTTCGTGCGCAAGGACGACGCCCAGTGGACGGACATCGTGCGCTGGGTGGTCTGGCTGACCATCGCCGCCGAGGAATACGGCGTCACCCAGGCCAACGTTGAAGAGATGTTCGCCAACAGCAAGGACCCCGAAGTGCAGCGCATGCTGGGCAAGACCGGCACCCTCTGGACCGACCTGGGCCTGGACCAGGGCGCGCCCGTGCGCGTGATCAAGGCCGTGGGCAACTACGGCGAGATCTTCGAGCGCAACCTGGGGCCCAAGACCCCCCTGCGCATGGAGCGCGGCCTGAACGCCCAGTGGACCAAAGGCGGCCTTCTCTACTCTCCGCCCTTCCGTTGA
- a CDS encoding amino acid ABC transporter permease: MNQRPAPPQVPFWRSPQGRAWTFQIAMLAAFLWLVAAAYSNVLANLESRGISSGFKFLRNEAGFRIGETMGVPLPGWGVFVILAALAAGLAASRLMARRARSTPGPRGDAWFAAGVLACAGLPVLALWLTRDAVDVAHYSETSSYGLALAVGLLNTLKVTLIGCVASTFLGLLVALGRLSPNWLLRTLCRWYVELNRNLPVLLQLFFWYFIVLQHLPDVRNSLSLGEWAFLNKRGLYVPALVPLDGAWPFCAALLAALAAAVVLRRRSRRLRDETGAPGRWVVPGACLLLALPALSWLAAGQPFALELPALKGFNFQGGTGLSPEFTALVVGLTVYVSAFNAEIIRSGIQAVPKGQREAARALAMGEGQVLRLVVLPQAMRVIVPPMTSEYLAIAKSSSLAVAIGYPDFVSVGGTVLNQSGQSIEVVGIWMGVYLAISLVISLGMNIYNRRVALVER, from the coding sequence ATGAACCAACGCCCCGCCCCGCCGCAGGTCCCCTTCTGGCGCAGCCCCCAGGGCCGGGCCTGGACCTTCCAGATCGCCATGCTCGCGGCCTTCCTCTGGCTGGTGGCCGCGGCATACTCCAACGTGCTGGCCAACCTGGAGAGCCGGGGCATCAGCTCAGGGTTCAAGTTCCTGCGCAACGAGGCGGGCTTCCGCATCGGGGAGACCATGGGCGTGCCGCTTCCCGGCTGGGGCGTGTTCGTCATCCTGGCCGCCCTGGCCGCCGGGCTTGCGGCCTCCCGCCTGATGGCCCGCAGGGCGCGGAGCACGCCCGGCCCCCGGGGCGACGCCTGGTTCGCGGCGGGCGTGCTGGCCTGCGCCGGGCTGCCCGTCCTGGCCCTCTGGCTCACCCGCGACGCCGTGGACGTGGCCCACTACTCCGAAACCTCCAGCTACGGGCTGGCCCTGGCCGTGGGGCTGCTGAACACGCTCAAGGTCACGCTCATCGGGTGCGTGGCCTCCACGTTCCTGGGCCTGCTGGTGGCCCTGGGCAGGCTCTCGCCCAACTGGCTTCTGCGCACGCTCTGCCGCTGGTACGTGGAGCTCAACCGCAACCTGCCGGTGCTGCTCCAGCTTTTCTTCTGGTATTTCATCGTGCTCCAGCACCTGCCCGACGTGCGCAACTCCCTGAGCCTGGGCGAGTGGGCCTTCCTGAACAAGCGCGGGCTCTACGTGCCCGCCCTGGTCCCCCTGGACGGGGCCTGGCCCTTCTGCGCGGCGCTGCTGGCGGCCCTGGCCGCGGCCGTGGTGCTGCGCAGGCGCTCGCGCCGCCTGCGCGACGAAACGGGCGCGCCCGGTCGCTGGGTCGTGCCCGGGGCCTGCCTGCTCCTGGCCCTGCCCGCCCTTTCCTGGCTGGCCGCCGGGCAGCCCTTCGCCCTGGAGCTGCCCGCCCTGAAGGGCTTCAACTTCCAGGGCGGCACGGGGCTCTCGCCCGAATTCACGGCCCTTGTGGTGGGGCTCACGGTGTACGTGTCGGCCTTCAACGCCGAGATCATCCGCTCGGGCATCCAGGCCGTGCCCAAGGGCCAGCGCGAGGCCGCCCGCGCCCTGGCCATGGGCGAGGGCCAGGTGCTGCGTCTGGTGGTGTTGCCGCAGGCCATGCGCGTCATCGTGCCGCCCATGACGAGCGAATACCTGGCCATCGCCAAGTCCAGCTCCCTTGCCGTGGCCATCGGTTATCCCGATTTCGTCAGCGTGGGCGGCACGGTGCTCAACCAGTCCGGGCAGTCCATCGAGGTGGTGGGCATCTGGATGGGGGTGTACCTGGCCATCTCGCTGGTCATCTCGCTCGGCATGAACATCTACAACCGCAGGGTCGCCCTGGTGGAGCGCTAG